In Thermodesulfatator atlanticus DSM 21156, the sequence AGATTATTATCCGTACAAGAACGACAATATTCGATAATACTCACATCTTTATAACCGGAGATAAGGCTCCACCAGGAGAATACGTTGTTTTAGAAGTAGAAGATACTGGTCCTGGTATTCCTCATGATATAATTGACAAGATATTTGAGCCTTTTTTTACTACCAAGCCTGTTGGTGAAGGTTCAGGTCTTGGTCTTTCAGTTGTGTACGGCATTGTTAGGAACCATGGAGGATTTGTTGATGTTTCTTCAAGACCTGGGAAAACTAAATTTACTATCTTTTTCCCAAAAGCTGAGCAAATAAACAAAGCAAAACAAGATATTGTTTCTTCCTTTACGGCAAAAGAACTCAATGGTGATGCTACGGTTTTGATAGTAGATGATGAAGATGAAGTAAGAGAACTCACTAGAGTTGTTTTGGAAGAGCACGGATATTGCGTTTTTGAAGCAAAGGATGGTCAGGAAGCTTTAACAATTCTTCAAACGAAAAATGGAAAAATAGACTTAGTTTTGCTGGATTTAATTATGCCTGGAGTAGATGGCAAGGAGACTTTTTATAGTCTCAAGGAAATAGCTCCTAGGGTTAAAGTGATCCTTCTTTCGGGATATGTTGCTGATAAGTCAGTGCAAAAATTGTTGAGCGAAGGAGCAGACGCCTTTTTGTCCAAACCATATCGTATCCAGGATTTATTGATCCTTATTCATCAGGTCTTGAACGAATAGTAAGCGTGTTTGCCGTTATAAAGGTTACTAACGGATACTGATTAATAGTTGTTCCGTTCTTTGTAATAATGTTGTTTTAGGTAGCTTTCGATGTTTTTCTTGAGCTTTATTAAGGGGATTCCGGTTTGTTCGGAAAGTTTTTTTAAGTCTTCGAATTCTATTTTAAAAGAATCACAAGGAGCTTTTGCGAATTTTACGCTTATCTCCCCCCACGGAGTACTGATTTTTTTTATCTGCCGAGGGCAGGTTTTACGCTTGATCTCGCGTATTCTGACACCAAGGCTGGCTTCTTCTGAAAAGAAAATTTTTACAAGTTGATTGGTATTTTCGGGCTTGGCCAAAATGCAGAGCTTAAACCCTGGACGCCCTTTTTTCATGAAAAATGGCGTAAATCCCACATCAAGGGCTCCTTTTTCAAAGAGTTTTTCTGCTAGGAAAGCAAGTTCTTCTGGTGTCTTGTCATCAATATTGGCTTCAAGCTCAACCACTTTTTCTCCGCTAAGGTTTTCTGTTGTGCGTTTTTTGCCAACTAAAAGACGCAAAATATTGGGACAAGTATCAAATTTTTGATGTCCGGCGCCGTAGCCTACTTTTGAAATTCTCATTTCAGGGAAAGGGCCAAAGACTTTTACTAAATTTTTTAAAAGTGCTGCCCCTGTGGGAGTAACGGTTTCTTTTTTTTCAGGAATTCCTTTTACAGGAAGGCCTTTTAGTATTTCCAAAGTTGCTGGTGCTGGTGCAGGAAGAATGCCGTGCCTCGAATGAATAAGACCTCTTCCCAAAGGAATTTCTGAAGCGCAAACTTCTTCAACTTTTAGATAACTAAGTCCCCCTAGCACCCCGAAAATGTCTGCCAAGGTGTCAAACGCTGAGAGTTCATGGAGATGAACCTGATTAATGTCTTCTCCGTGAACCTTAGCTTCTGCTTGAAAAATAGTTTCAAGTATATTTTTGGCCTTTGCCAGGACTTTTTTCTCAAAAGGTAGCCTGTCAACCAGGGAAAAAAGTTCAGTTCTTTTTTGGGGAAGTACGCCAGTCGTTCTAGCAACAATACTTACTTTCTTAGCACTTACGCCGTTTATTTTTAAATTTTCGGTTTTAAGGGAAAGGCCACCTGGCAGTTGTTTAAGGACAGTGGCAAGATGGGTTTCTGGGTATCCTGCATCTAAAAGTGCTGCTAAAAAGATGTCTCCGGCTATACCGCCTATTAAATCAAGATATGCTATGGGCATTTTTGTCCAGGTATTGGTAAATACTATTTCTCTTCCAGTAAAAAAGTCCCAAAAGAAAAGCGCTTATCCCTGCGATGATAGCAAACATTATCCAGTTGCGTTCGTAAAGTGAAGCACCTTGTAAGGCTAAGGCTAAAGTCCCGGGAATACGGCCTATAATCATTATCAGCAAAAAGATGCGAAAAGGAATGGGAAAAAGCCCTAAAAAATAATTCAGATAGTCTTTGGGAAATCCGGGAAACAAATAGCACAAAAATGCAGCTATAATACCCCTTTGTTGCATGAATCTTTCAAGCTTCAGGAAATGTGGGGACCTGGCCAAACGTTTTCCGAAAAAATGACGGAATTTTCGGGCAAGAAAAAAGGCTATTGAAGAACCTAAGGCAATACCAATCATGGCATAGACAAAGCCCCAAAAGGCTCCGAAAAGATAACCTGCCACAAAGCCTGTAACTTCTCCGGGAAGGGGAGCAAAAACTACCTGTAAGGCCTGAATAGCGATAAAAACGAGAGGGGCAAGAGCCCCATAATCTTCAATAGTTTCTCGTAATACTTCGGGATTTTCCCAAAAAAAATGGAACCATTCCCAAAGGGAAGATATATGCATAGCGCCCATTTTAAGCCAAGCAGGAAATAAAAAAAAGCCCCCTCTTTTGAGGGGGCTTAAAGGGAGGGATCTTCTTCTCTTACGGGTTAAAGAAGGGGCTTGCCATTATAGGTTACGCTTTTAACTATGCGTTCAGCTTTTTCAACAGCTTTGGCAGGAAGACGCCCATAAAGAAGTTTTTCGTTGTACTTTTGGGCATCGTGGATGCACCACCAGAGAAGTTTTACAAGCTCCTTGGCACGTTTGTAAGAGCGACCATTGTAATTTTGTTCTTTGTAAAAGATAAGCCAAGTAAAAGAAGAGATGGGATAACCGTTAGGGGCATCGGTGTTGGTCAAAGAACAACGAGTGTCATCTGGGATATCTACGTTAGCTGCAGCAGAAATGGATTCCAAAGTAGGTTTGACAAACTTGCCTGCTTTGTTCTGGATAGCGGCTACAGGAATATGGTTCTTAATAGCATAGGCAATTTCAATGTAGCCAATGGTTCCGGGGATTTGTCTGATAAGACCGGCCACACCGGGGTTCCCTTTACCACCCATACCTACAGGCCAGCGTACGGATTTGCCGCGGCCTACTTTTTCACACCATTCATTGCTTACTTTGCAAAGGTAGTCGGTAAAAATATAGGTTGTTCCAGAGGAATCAGAACGACGGGCAACGATGATAGGAAGATCGGGAAATTTGACGCCCGGATTAATGGCCTTGATAGCAGGATCATTCCATCTAGTTATTTTGCCAAGAAAGATATCAACCAATACCTTAGGGGTGAGCTTAAGTTCGGTCACGCCGGGAACATTAAAAGCAACTGCGACAGCTCCCAAAGTAGTGGGCATGTGGAGAATTTGAGCAGGAGCCTTGGCAAGGTCAGAATCTTTCATGGGAGCGTCGGTAGCACCGAAGTCAACTGTGCGGGCAAGAAGCTGACGAATTCCGCCACCAGACCCAATAGCCTGGTAGTTTACCTGAACACCAGTCTTTTTGTAGTAAACGTCAAACCACTTAGAATAAAGCGGATAAGGGAAAGTTGCCCCAGCACCTAAAAGGGTAAGCTTAGCAGCCTGAACCCCCGTAACACTAAAAAGCACCAACAGTAAAACAAGTAACCACTTACGCATAATGCCTCCTCCTCATTTTGAGTTTTGCCCCAAAATTAAACGCTTGCTTTGACAGAAGTGACACCAAATTGTTACAAATTTTTGACTTAAAAATGACGTACTCGTGGCTGTTTTGCGACAAAAATTTTTTATTCCTTAAATACCGGGCATTTGCGTTTGGGGTCCCAATTTTTCATCACCGGATCAGTAAAGTCTTTGTGGCAATCAAGACAAAGCCCCACCCTTAGGATACGTTTTATTTCTTCTGGCGTGAAAGCCCTTAGGTCTTTCCTGGAGAATCTTACGAATACATGGCCTTCAAGGTCTGTTACCGCAGAAAGCGGAAAATCAAGTCCTAAAAGATCACTTTTTTGGCTTTCCATGCTTTCAAAATGCCACTTGCCGTTTCGATAGCTTAAAATGCCGTATCCAAGCCCTAGGGTCTTAGCAGATGTGTGGCAGCTTTTGCAAGTTCGGGCCTTCCCAGTGGCATGTGGATCCATAAAAGACCAGGTGATTCTCTTGAACTCTTTTTGGACTTTCCCGTCCTGGGAAAGTAGGGTGATAAAGTCCTGTCACCCAGGGACAATGATTTCGATTTTGTTGCCCTTTACACCAAGAGTTGGTTCGTCAAGGCGCATATAGGAACGAAATTCTTCCCAGGCACCAGGGGTTTCTTTATTGGCAAGCTTGTCTAATTGGGACTGGCTAGCATCACGCCGTACATGGCAACCAAAGCATTGTGGTACACGCGGTGCATGGCAGGCCTGGCAGGTTAACCTTTGGTGAACTTTGTGTTCGCATTTTATGGGATCAGGTTTTTTTAAGGGGTGTTTTTTGCCAGCTTTGTCAAGAAAAACGATCTTGTGGTCTTCTTCTTTTACTCCCGGAATTTTGCGTCCCTTGCGTGTAACTCCCTTCCCTCCGTGGCAACTCTCACAGGTGATTTCTACGCTTTGTTCAAAATGGGTATATTCGTGGCCATCGCCCATGGTTTCTTCGGCAATATGACAGTCCACACAGGAAAGTCCGGCCTTAAAGTGGACATCAGGGGGAATCCTTCGCACAAAGCGTCCGTCAACAAGGGTTTCTGCGCCAAAATCGCCCTCACGATAAGGGGTACCGTAGCCTTCGTCTTCGTAAAGTCCCTGGTAGGTGAGGCCAATGCGGCCACTTCTGTTATGGCAACGCACACAGTTTTCAACAGGCATCTTGCGCGTAAGTACGGGATGTTTTGCTTTCTTGGGGCCTTTCACCAAATGACAGGCTACGCATCCTCCTCCTTTTTCCTTTAAAAAATCAGGAAGCTTTCCCTTTTCCATCCAGAGGTGGCATGAGCCACAAAGCTTTCGAAAATAATCAAGGGCAGGGGAGTTAAGCCCTGTTTTCATCAGGTGTTCAACGGTGTCTTCGGGAAGCATTTTGGCGTCTTCGGGGATTTCTCCCCAATAGCGACGAAGCACGTTAATGATCCCGCGGTTGGTGGCCATAAGGGATTTTTTTACTCTTCCTGGCATTTTGGGATGGCACGCTGGTCTTCCGCAGGTTTTTTCTACAACCCTCAAATCCCCTGGGTTTTTTACGATGCCTCGGTGGGCCAGTTTTTTATCCATGCGCAGGGGGTTACCCAGGTGACACGGTGAGCATCCCACTACATCTCGGCTGTGGACTTTTTCAGGGGATTCGTCATGGCAGGCAAGGCACATTTCTACCCTGCCGTCAGTAGTGGTGAAAACTTTAGGGGCCCGCTTGCGCTGCCATTCCCGCACGCCAACTACTACTAACAAAACTATGCCTAAAATGAGAAAGGCTTTTTTCATCGACTAAAGCCTATCACCGAAAGTATGAGATATAGGCTATGCCAGGCTATTAATACCATAGCACAGGCCCTGGGGAATTTTTTGAAAAATACCAGGGCCAAAATAGGGATAGCTGGAAAGATGATCCCTGCATAAAAAGGCGGAAAATGCCTTAAAAGCTCTTGGATTCCCACGAAAAACCACGGGCCAAGTACGGAGAGATCAGGATTTACCGGCCTGAGAATAGGAGGATAAAACATCGTAGGGAGCATCGCTATCACTGCCCAGAAGGCAAGGTCTTCGAGTTTTAAGCGTGTTAGGCGAAAATGCCAGGCCATAAGGGCTATCAGGAGCAAAAAGGAAAAGCAAATATGAGCCATGTAGGTGCGATGGATGCCTTCTTCGGTTACAGCCAGAATAATGTGGTTCAAAACGCTGCCAAAAAAGGGAATTTCTAGAACAAGACTTTCGGCAATATGCCCTGCTGAGGCCCCGATTTCGTCCCCCCTGATTACATATCCTGAAAAAAGGGCAAATACTGTTACCGGAAAAGAGGCCACCAGAAGTGTCCAGGAAAGCCAGGTCTTTTTTTCATAGCTTGCGGAAAGAAGGCTTTCCACGATATGGACAACTAACGTTAAAAAGGCAAGTTGGCCTGTATAAAAATGAAAGCTCCTCATAAAATCCCCAAAAGGAACAACGCCTTCTATGCCCACAGTTGAAATAAGAGGGATTTCTGGGCGGAAGGGGAAGGCCAGGAATATGCCACTTACGATGGCCAGCACCAGAGAAGCCGCTGAGGCCCAGGCAATAAAAGACCTAGCCTGGTAGTTCAATGATAATTCCTCCTTCAGTAACCTTGGCTGCCAGAGGAAAGAGATCCCTTTTGGCTGGCCCTGAAAGATAGCGCCCACTTGTGGTAAAACGGCTTTGATGGCAAGGACAGATAAAAAGATTGTGTTGGGGGTCGTAATTTACCGTGCACCCTAGATGGGGGCAGCGGCGCGAAAGTGCAAGGGGTTTTTTAGGGTCTTTAAGCACCAGAAAGAAATCTTCGCCAATGTAAATTTCTTTCTTCTTAAGGGATTCCTTTTTCAGGAACACCTTGAGAGGGGGCCTTGGAATAAGACCTGAGGCCACGCCGATTCCCGTAAGAAAAAGCCCACCCAAGAAGACTTTTCCCAGTAGCTTTAAAAAGTTCCGTCGCGAAGAATTCATTAGTTTTTCCTCTTTAAAAAAGAAACACTTTCTAGGTGATAAGTTTGCGGAAACATATCAAAAGCTTTAACGGAGACCACTTCAAAGCCAAGATCAATCAAAATGCGGAGATCCCTTGCAAGTGTTGGTGGGTCGCAGGAAACGTAAATAAGTTTGTCAATAGCGATATCCGGCAGAAACCGAAGTATTTCTTTGCAACCCCCTCGAGGCGGATCAAGGATTACCGTGGGGAAGGTGCGCGCTTCTTTGAAAAGGTCTATTAAGGCTTCAATGGCAGAAGAAACTCTAAAACTGACCGAAGAAAGCCCCCAAATTTCGGCATTTTCCTTACCGTCTTGAATGGCTCTAAAGTCAGTATCAACGCCTTCGCCGGTCTTAGCCTTGCCTGCAAGGGGCAGGAGAAAGTTGCCAATGCCGCAATGGACATCGAGTATTTCCTCTGTGGCAGAAGGAGACGCAAGTTTTTTGAGATAGTCGATCATCATCAGGTTTATCTCCCAGTTGGCCTGGACAAAAACCCCTGCAGAAGCGTAAAAAAACACGTCTTCTTCGGTACCTGCTATTTCAGAAGGCACAGGCATTTTACGGCGGCCTTTATGAGGGGCCTCTGGGGGATATGGGCCAACCGGAGCCCGTCCACGTATCCAATAAAAAATAGCTTTAAGTGCAGGGATGGCTTCGAAAATTTCTGCCAGGTCTTCCTTGCGTGGGGCCACTTTGGTCCAAAAAAGCATGAGGACTTTTCTTTCAGCAAGGCAAAGCCCAAGGTTTACCCTTTTTACATAGGGATGAAGCCTTCGCCAGGCAGGGATTTCCGGGAGTCTTTCTACCACTTCGTTTATTTCATCCCTTGCAAGCAAGCAGCGCTTAACAGGAACTAGGTCATGGGAACGCCTTTTTAAAAACCCCAAGGCCCCTTTTTCCTGATGCACGTGAAAGTTTAGGCGATTGCGGTAGTGAAACTCTTTCGGAGACGGGATTATTTCTGTTACTAGTTCTTTAGCCGGGAGTTTTCCTGTGCGTTCAAGGGTCTCACAAAAGATGGCGAATTTTTCTTCAAGTTGTCTTTTATAGGGTAGGTGCTGGAGCTGGCACCCTCCACAGGCAGCAAAATAAGGGCAAAGAGGTTTTTTCCGTTCAGGAGAAGGCTCAAGGATTTCTATAACCTTTCCCAGGGCATAATCACCCATTTGCTGGGTGATTTTTACTTTTACTTTTTCCCCTGGGATTACGTCAGGGACAAACACCACCTGGCCGTTATCAAGTCGTGCCAGGCCCTCTCCACCATGAACCAGCTTTTCTATGGTGAAAATTTTAGTCCTCATCAGGAAAGGAGGCAGCAATTGAACCGCGCGGGGTGTCAATTAGCCAGAATCCTTGAGCCTTAAGTTCTTCTCTGATCTTGTCAGCTTCTTCGAAGCTTCCTTTTTGTCTGGCTTCTTCGCGCTTTTCAAGAAGCGTCAATACTTCTTGGTCTGTGGCTGGCTTAGCAAATCTAATAATGCCAAACACCGTATTAATTTTTTCAAGGGCATCTTTTACCCTTTCGAAGTCTTCTTGATCAAGGCCTTCTTTGGCAAGGATTGGTTCAAGCCTGTTGGTAAACTCAAAGAGCACTGCTAAAGCCCGTGAGACATTCAAATCGTCATCAAGGGCTTCTTCAAACTGGTTAAGAAAGTTTTCTACTAATTGGTCAACGGGATAGCTTGTTTTACCGCTTGGCTCACGGGAAAGAAGCACCATAAAAGCATCTAGGCCGTGCAGGGCTTTTTGGGCGTCCTTAAGGGCCTTAAGAGAAAAGTTAAGGGGTTTGCGGTAGTGGGTTCTCAGCAAGAAGTAACGTATTTCTCGCGGAGAAAACCCTTGTTCCAGGAGTTCAGGGATGGTTACTGCATTTCCTGCAGAAAAAGACATTTTTTTCCCGGCAGTAGAGACAAGGGCAGAGTGGAGCCAGTATCTCGCTGGGATCTTTCCTGTTAACGCCTTGGCAATGGCGATTTCGTCTTCGTGATGGGGGAAGATAAGGTCGGTGCCACTGGTGTGAATATCGAATTCTTCTCCGAGGTATTTCAAAGACATGGCCGCGCACTGGATATGCCAGCCAGGACGAACCTTTCCCCATTCTGTTTCAACGTAGAGCCCTTGTTTGAGTTCCTGAAGGGTGGCCCTTTTAAAGAGGGTGAAATCAAGGGGGTCGTCTTTGTCGTATTCTTCCAGGTCAACCGTTGCACCGCGTTTGAGCTTGGCAAGATCAGCCTTAGAAAGAAGGCCGTAGTCTTTGAGTTTAGAGACGTCGAAATATACAGAGCCGTGCCGCACGTAGGCAAACCCTTTTTCAATCAACCTGCGGGTTACGCTTATCATTTCGTCGATGTGTTCACTGGCCCTGGGGAAGTAAGTGGCGGGCAGGATACCAAGAGTTTTTAAGTCTTCAAAAAAGTCTTTTTCTATTTTTTTGGTAAGTTCTTTCAAGGGTAGGCCTTCTTCAAAAGAGGCCTTAATGGTTTTGTCGTCATAGTCGGTGATGTTTATCACGTGGGTTACTTCGTAGCCCTTGAACATGAGGTAGCGCTTAAGGAGGTCAGCCGTCATCATGCGACGGTAAAGTCCGAGATGAGGCCTGCGGTTAACCGTAGGGCCACAGGTGTAAATGCCTACTTTTGCTTCGTTTATAGGAGTAAATCTTTCGACTTTGCGCGTAAGGGTGTTGTTGAATTTTGGCCCTTCATCCGGGAGGTTTTCAAAGGACCAGAGTGGTGTTGAGAGATAGCGTTCGCCACCATCAGGGAAAATGGCAACTATGACACCTTCTTTGATCCGTTTAGCAAGCTCAAGGGCTCCGTAAAGGGCTGCCCCTGAGCTCATACCCACAAATATGCCTTCTTCTCTGGCAAGCCTTCTGGCAAGTTCAAAAGATTCTTCATCGGGAACGTTCATAATTTCGTCAAGAAGCTGTTTCTGGAAGATGCCCGGGGGATAGGATTCCTTCATGTTTTTGAGGCCCTGAAGTCGGTGACCAGGATTTGGTTCAAGCCCAATGACCTTTACCGGGAGCTTTTTATCACGGAAAAACCGGGCTATGCCCATAAGGGTTCCTGTGGTGCCCATGCCTGCTACCACATGGGTGACTTTACCTTCTGTGTCACGCCAGATTTCGGGGCCGGTTCCGTAATAATGGGCCTTCCAGTTAGCAGGATTATTAAATTGGTCGGTAAGATAATATTTGTCAGGGTACTCTCTGGCAAGTTCATAGACGGCTTCGATAGCACCGTCAGTGCTTTTTTCTGCCGGGGTAAGTAAGATTTCGGCACCATAGGCCTGCATGATTTTGCGGCGTTCAAGAGAGGCCCCTTCGCTCATGGCTATCAAGCAACGATAGCCCTTTACCGCGGAGACCAGGGCAAGGCCGATGCCGGTGTTTCCGCTTGATGCTTCGATTATGGTTTTTTCCCTGGTGAGTTCGCCGGACTGCTCCGCGGTCTCAATCATGGAAAGGGCAATGCGGTCTTTAACTGAACCCCCAGGGTTAAAAGATTCGATTTTGGCAAGAATGGTCACCCGGGGGTTGCTTCGGATACGCCGGATGGGTGCCAAAGGAGTATTCCCGATAAGGTCTAATATGTTTCCGTATTTTTTTCCCATGAGCAGTCAAGCTTCCCAAAATTTTTTGACTGGATCTGTTCCTATTTTTCGTCCCGAAAAACGGGAACGGATCCTAGATATTTTGCAAAGGTCTTTTTGAATATAAGCGAAAAGGGCTTCTCAGCCAAGTTAATCTTCAGAAGGAGCAAGGCCATATTTACCAAGCTTGTATCTCAAGACTCGTTCAGAGATGCCAAGGAGTTCTGCAGCCTTGATTTTCACCCCGTGGGCTTCTTCCATGGCTTGTTTAATACGGGTGCTTTCAAGGAGTGCCACTGCTTCAGGCAAGGGTAACGAATACAAAATAGACGCCTGGTCTTCTTTTTTCTCTCCACGAAGAAGAGGGGGAAGATCATCTAGTGTGATAATGTCCTGGTCTGCCAGGATAACCGCACGTTCAATGATGTTTTCTAATTCTCGCACGTTTCCAGGAAAGTGATGGGAAAGCAGTACGTCTAAAGCTTCGCGGCTAAAGTCTTTGATTGTTTTGCCGTGTTTTTGGGAGAATTTTGCCAGGAAAAAACGACAAAGGGGCAAGATGTCTTCTTTGCGCTCACGAAGCGGGGGCAGTTTTACGGAAAATACGTTCAAGCGCCAGAAGAGGTCTTCTCTAAAAAGGCCTTCTTTGACCATTTCTTCTAAGTCTTTGTTGGTGGCAGCGATGATGCGTACGTTTACTTTTATTTCACGCAGCGCACCTATGCGTCTGATTACCCCCTCTTGCAGCACGCGCAATAGTTTGGCTTGAAGCGCAAGGGGAAGGTCGCCAATCTCATCGAGAAATATGCTTCCTCCGTCAGCTATTTCAAAAAGCCCGGGTTTGCTTTTGTCTGCCCCGGTAAAGGCCCCGCGTTCGTGGCCAAATAATTCTGATTCAAGTAGGCCTTCAGGGATAGCCGCGCAATTTACCTTGACAAAAGGCGCTTTTGCGCGAGGGCTTAGCCTGTGAACGAGATTAGCAATTACCTCTTTGCCTGTCCCTGATTCCCCGAGGATAAGTACGGTGGCTTCTGTCTGGGCGACTTTGGAGACTAGGCGCAAAATTTCGCGCATTTTGGGGCTTTCAGCAATGATATCTGGCGCTTCAGGAGGGGATAGCTCGGCAAGCCTTGCCTTTAAAAGCTCAACTTCCCGGGCAAGCCTTAGTTCTTTAAGGGCCTTGTCTATGATCAAAGTTAGCTCTTCAAGATTTACAGGCTTGGTAAGATAGTGATAGGCGCCCTTTTTGATGGCCTCGACTGCTCGTTCAACCGTGGCAAACGCGGTAAGCATTATTACCTGGAGCAGGGGAAATTTGTCTTTAATCCAGGAAAGAAGACTCAAGCCGTCTTCATCAGGTAGCCGCCAATCAAGGATTACTAAATCAAAATTTTCCTGACAAAGAAGTTGTTTGCCTTCATTGGCATTAAGCGCACAGGCAACATCATATTCCTTATGGCGCAGATAATCGCCAAGAATCTTGGCCTGGGGTTGATCATCTTCTATTATGAGGATTTTAGCCTTCATTTTTAATAGGAAAATGTATGCGGAAAACCGATCCTTTTTTAGGCTCAGAAGAAAAAGATACCCTACCTGCGTGGGCCTCGGCAACTTTGCGCACCAAATAAAGCCCAAGGCCAAAGCCAGTTGATTTAGTGCTAAAAAAGGGCTCAAAAAGCCTTGTTTGCTCTTTAGGTGAGATACCTGAGCCGGTGTCTTTTACCTCAAAGATGGCTTCGTTTCCTTCCACATAAAATTTGAGAAGGATTTCCCCCCCCTGAGGGGTGGCTTCAAGGGCGTTTCTAATCAGGTTCTCAAGGGCCCGCAAACACCATCTCTTATCAACCAAGATAATTTGAGAAGGCCCTTTTTCGATGAGGAGGTCAATCCCCTGTCTTTTGGCTTTTTCTTTAAATTTAAGGGCTAGTTCTTCGATGATTTCCTGGGCGTAAACTGGCTGGGGATGTATTTCAAAACCCTTGGCATACGAGAGAAGTTCACCTGTTAGTTCTGTTAACTTCTGGGCTTCAGTTTTTATCATGTCGAGAATTTCAGGGGATATTTTTTGGGTTTCTGACATGTATTGAAGGCCCATTACGATGCTGTTTAACGGGTTTCTTATTTCGTGAGCCACCATAGCAGAAATTTTCCCCATGGCAGCCAGCTTTTCTGAGGCTGACAGCTGTTTTTCAAGTTCTTTTTGGCGGCGGGAAAACTTTTCAAGATAAAAAAGTCCGGTGCCGAGAAGCACACTTGCCGCAAGTAGAATACAGCCACTAAGGATGACAAAATTCAAAAAGGCCTTTTTAGCAAA encodes:
- a CDS encoding sensor histidine kinase, translating into MSSSKFEGYKPIFLLALAVLILTTSIEVLYFRYFITEITKRESQSTLNFLEARLTAYVETLELLPEVPDYLKDLAWLTDELQGQPQLVGVLVKEKGKVLLNTFPTGTKFAPQLFKRCYQGLNVKNVRFVCRDFEALPDRKFFLLLGLDIGFAKKAFLNFVILSGCILLAASVLLGTGLFYLEKFSRRQKELEKQLSASEKLAAMGKISAMVAHEIRNPLNSIVMGLQYMSETQKISPEILDMIKTEAQKLTELTGELLSYAKGFEIHPQPVYAQEIIEELALKFKEKAKRQGIDLLIEKGPSQIILVDKRWCLRALENLIRNALEATPQGGEILLKFYVEGNEAIFEVKDTGSGISPKEQTRLFEPFFSTKSTGFGLGLYLVRKVAEAHAGRVSFSSEPKKGSVFRIHFPIKNEG
- a CDS encoding sigma-54-dependent transcriptional regulator, which encodes MKAKILIIEDDQPQAKILGDYLRHKEYDVACALNANEGKQLLCQENFDLVILDWRLPDEDGLSLLSWIKDKFPLLQVIMLTAFATVERAVEAIKKGAYHYLTKPVNLEELTLIIDKALKELRLAREVELLKARLAELSPPEAPDIIAESPKMREILRLVSKVAQTEATVLILGESGTGKEVIANLVHRLSPRAKAPFVKVNCAAIPEGLLESELFGHERGAFTGADKSKPGLFEIADGGSIFLDEIGDLPLALQAKLLRVLQEGVIRRIGALREIKVNVRIIAATNKDLEEMVKEGLFREDLFWRLNVFSVKLPPLRERKEDILPLCRFFLAKFSQKHGKTIKDFSREALDVLLSHHFPGNVRELENIIERAVILADQDIITLDDLPPLLRGEKKEDQASILYSLPLPEAVALLESTRIKQAMEEAHGVKIKAAELLGISERVLRYKLGKYGLAPSED